A single window of Watersipora subatra chromosome 9, tzWatSuba1.1, whole genome shotgun sequence DNA harbors:
- the LOC137405047 gene encoding uncharacterized protein yields the protein MLGRSGPLCHLCVLVKVVSQRHLCVLVKVVSQRHVCVLVKVVSQRHLCVLVKVVSQRHLCVLVKVVSQCHLCVLVKVVSQRHLCVLLKVVSQRHLCVLVKVVSQRHLCVLVKVVSQRHLCVLVKVVSQRHLCVLLKVVSQRHLCVLVKVVSQCHLCVLLKVASQRHLCVLVKVVSQRHLCVLVKVVSQRHLCVLVKVVSQRHLCVLVKVVSQRHLCVLVKVVSQRHLCVLVKVVSQCHLCVLVKVVSQRHLCVLVKVVSQRHLCVLVKVVSQRHLCVLVKVVSQRHLCVLVKVVSQRHLCVLLKVVSQRHLCVHISS from the exons ATGCTGGGGCGGTCGGGCCCTTTGTGTCACCTGTGTGTACTTGTGAAGGTTGTTAGTCAGCGTCACctgtgtgtacttgtaaagGTGGTTAGTCAGCGTCACGTGTGTGTACTTGTGAAGGTGGTTAGTCAGCGTCACCTGTGTGTACTTGTGAAGGTGGTTAGTCAGCGTCACCTGTGTGTACTTGTGAAGGTGGTTAGTCAGTGCCACCTGTGTGTACTTGTGAAGGTGGTTAGTCAGCGTCATCTGTGTGTACTTTTGAAGGTGGTTAGTCAGCGTCACCTGTGTGTACTTGTGAAAGTGGTTAGTCAGCGTCACCTGTGTGTACTTGTGAAGGTTGTTAGTCAGCGTCACCTGTGTGTACTTGTGAAGGTTGTTAGTCAGCGTCACCTGTGTGTACTTTTGAAGGTTGTTAGTCAGCGTCACCTGTGTGTACTTGTGAAGGTGGTTAGTCAGTGTCACCTGTGTGTACTTCTAAAGGTTGCTAGTCAGCGTCACctgtgtgtacttgtaaagGTGGTTAGTCAGCGTCACctgtgtgtacttgtaaagGTGGTTAGTCAGCGTCACctgtgtgtacttgtaaagGTTGTTAGTCAACGTCACCTGTGTGTACTTGTGAAGGTGGTTAGTCAGCGTCACCTGTGTGTACTTGTGAAGGTGGTTAGTCAGCGTCACCTGTGTGTACTTGTGAAGGTGGTTAGTCAGTGCCACctgtgtgtacttgtaaagGTGGTTAGTCAGCGTCACCTGTGTGTACTTGTGAAGGTGGTTAGTCAGCGTCACCTGTGTGTACTTGTGAAAGTGGTTAGTCAGCGTCACCTGTGTGTACTTGTGAAG GTTGTTAGTCAGCGTCACctgtgtgtacttgtaaagGTTGTTAGTCAGCGTCACCTGTGTGTACTTTTGAAGGTTGTTAGTCAGCGTCACCTGTGTGTACATATATCTTCATAA